Proteins from a genomic interval of Rosa chinensis cultivar Old Blush chromosome 2, RchiOBHm-V2, whole genome shotgun sequence:
- the LOC112184787 gene encoding uncharacterized protein LOC112184787: MVIWKCPPVGCLKLNIDGAFVKETGAGGVGLVLRDSFGQFLLGKGKSMFGLLSAEHAELLACKEAFLLIVEYSLQPVIVETDALTVEQQLTGMGNNLSLLGRIYDDLGFLLKEMPNVCLVHTRREANKATHLMAAQASSTGLTFLCSEVSSFLASVITSESCNQ; the protein is encoded by the coding sequence ATGGTAATCTGGAAGTGTCCTCCAGTGGGGTGTCTTAAGTTAAATATTGACGGTGCATTTGTCAAGGAGACTGGAGCAGGAGGAGTGGGTCTGGTACTTCGTGATTCTTTTGGGCAGTTCTTGCTGGGGAAAGGAAAGTCCATGTTTGGTTTGCTTTCAGCTGAACATGCTGAATTACTGGCTTGTAAGGAAGCTTTTTTGCTCATTGTTGAATACTCTTTGCAGCCTGTTATAGTGGAAACTGATGCTCTCACTGTTGAGCAACAGTTGACTGGGATGGGAAACAACTTGTCCTTGCTTGGCAGGATTTATGATGATTTGGGCTTCTTGCTCAAGGAGATGCCAAATGTCTGTTTGGTTCACACAAGGAGGGAGGCTAACAAGGCTACTCATCTAATGGCAGCACAAGCTTCTTCTACAGGCCTTACTTTTTTATGTTCAgaagtttcttcttttcttgcttCTGTTATAACCTCTGAATCTTGTAATCAGTAG
- the LOC112188181 gene encoding protein STRUBBELIG-RECEPTOR FAMILY 6, whose translation MVESWRWVLVVVSFCIWGWSLSSVNADTDPLDVSALTVMYTSLNSPPQLTQWSASGSDPCGQSWKGVKCSRSRVTEIDLSGLGLSGTFGYNLQSLTALTNLDVSNNNLAGGIPYNLPPNVTRLNLGANQFTQGIPYSVSMMTSLKYLNISHNQLQNTLDDVFGKLSSLTTLDLSFNSMPGSLPESFSSLSSLKTLDLQNNQLTGTIDVLANLPLENLNIENNHFTGWVPETLKDINLKKDGNTWNSGPAPPPPPGTPPASKNNGNRTPGSNGTPSKNGASDGGKKSGIGAGGIAGIVISIFVVTGIVAFFLIKRRSRRSSPDIEKIDSQPFAPLASHEVKEMKSVQTSATLDMKTFDTPATINLRPPPVDRHKSFDDEEFSKKPIVVKKTIAAPINVTSYSIADLQMATGSFSVENLLGEGSFGRVYRAQFDDGKVLAVKKIDSSVLPSELSEDFTEIVSNISHLHHANVTELVGYCSEHGQHLLVYEFHKNGSLHDFLHLSDEYSKPLTWNSRVKIALGTARALEYLHEVCSPSIIHKNIKSSNILLDVELNPHLSDSGLASSIPNADQALDHNAGSGYSAPEVAMSGQYTLKSDVYSFGVVMLELISGRKPFDSSRSRSEQSLVRWATPQLHDIDALSKMADPALKGLYPVKSLSRFADVIALCVQPEPEFRPPMSEVVQALVRLVQRANMSRRTVGNDQGGSQRGDSTDAQEEMS comes from the exons TTTCTGCTCTCACGGTGATGTATACTAGCTTAAATTCCCCACCTCAGCTAACCCAATGGAGTGCAAGTGGTAGTGATCCATGTGGCCAGTCTTGGAAAGGTGTTAAATGTTCGCGCTCACGAGTAACAGAAAT TGATTTATCAGGTCTTGGACTTTCTGGAACATTTGGGTATAACCTTCAAAGCTTGACCGCGTTGACCAATCT AGACGTGAGCAATAATAATCTTGCAGGCGGTATACCTTATAACCTTCCTCCAAACGTGACACGATT AAACCTTGGCGCAAATCAATTCACACAAGGCATCCCTTATTCCGTCTCTATGATGACTTCTCTTAAATACTT AAACATCAGTCACAATCAGCTTCAGAATACACTGGATGATGTGTTCGGAAAGCTCTCTTCCCTTACCACATT GGATCTCTCTTTCAATTCCATGCCAGGTAGCCTCCCCGAGAGTTTTAGCTCCCTCTCAAGTCTAAAGACATT GGATTTGCAGAATAACCAGTTAACAGGGACTATTGATGTCCTAGCCAATCTCCCCCTCGAAAATCT gAATATCGAAAATAACCATTTTACCGGCTGGGTTCCAGAAACGTTGAAAGACATCAACCTGAA GAAGGATGGAAACACATGGAACTCAGGTCCTGCACCCCCACCGCCACCTGGTACCCCTCCAGCCAGCAAGAACAATGGAAATCGCACACCTGGCAGCAATGGTACACCATCAAAAAATGGTGCGAGTGACGGTGGTAAGAAATCGGGAATAGGAGCTGGTGGCATAGCAGGAATAGTGATATCAATTTTCGTTGTTACGGGGATTGTAGCGTTCTTTCTCATAAAGAGAAGATCAAGGAGGTCATCTCCCGATATAGAAAAGATTGATAGTCAGCCCTTTGCGCCCCTTGCTTCACATGAAGTAAAAG AAATGAAGTCTGTACAAACCTCTGCCACATTGGATATGAAGACCTTTGATACTCCTGCCACAATAAATCTTAGACCCCCACCTGTTGATCGTCATAAATCATTTGATGATGAGGAATTCTCAAAGAAGCCCATTGTTGTGAAGAAAACCATCGCTGCTCCTATAAATGTGACCTCATATTCAATAGCAGACCTGCAGATGGCTACTGGAAGCTTTAGTGTTGAAAACCTTCTTGGTGAGGGGTCTTTTGGACGTGTTTATCGGGCTCAATTTGATGATGGGAAG GTTCTTGCTGTTAAGAAAATAGATTCATCTGTTCTTCCAAGTGAATTGTCTGAGGATTTCACAGAGATCGTTTCAAACATCTCCCATTTGCATCACGCAAATGTAACGGAGCTGGTGGGTTACTGTTCGGAGCATGGACAGCACCTGCTAGTCTATGAGTTCCATAAAAATGGTTCGTTGCACGACTTCCTGCATCTTTCAGATGAATACAGCAAGCCATTGACATGGAACTCTCGGGTTAAGATTGCTTTGGGGACTGCACGAGCACTAGA GTACTTGCATGAAGTTTGCTCACCATCAATTATTCACAAGAATATAAAGTCCAGCAACATATTACTGGATGTGGAGCTCAACCCTCATCTTTCAGACTCCGGCCTTGCAAGCTCTATCCCCAATGCTGATCAG GCATTGGACCACAATGCAGGATCTGGGTACAGTGCACCTGAGGTTGCGATGTCTGGTCAATATACTCTAAAGAGTGATGTCTACAGTTTTGGAGTGGTTATGCTGGAGCTTATTAGTGGGCGCAAACCATTTGATAG CTCAAGGTCTAGATCCGAACAATCTTTGGTTCGATGGGCAACACCCCAACTCCATGATATCGATGCTCTTTCAAAAATGGCAGACCCAGCTCTCAAGGGGCTCTATCCAGTTAAATCTTTGTCACGGTTTGCTGATGTGATTGCCCTCTGTGTCCAG CCCGAGCCTGAGTTCCGACCACCAATGTCGGAAGTCGTTCAAGCATTGGTTCGGTTAGTGCAGCGAGCCAACATGAGCAGGAGAACAGTTGGAAACGATCAAGGAGGATCCCAGAGAGGTGACAGCACTGATGCACAGGAGGAAATGTCTTGA
- the LOC112188357 gene encoding 26S proteasome regulatory subunit 7 codes for MAPEPEDIKDEKNPRPLDEDDIALLKTYGLGPYSTHIKKAEKEIKEMAKKVNDLCGIKESDTGLAAPSQWDLVSDKQMMQEEQPLQVARCTKIISPNSEDAKYVINVKQIAKFVVGLGDKVSPTDIEEGMRVGVDRNKYQIQIPLPPKIDPSVTMMTVEEKPDVTYNDVGGCKEQIEKMREVVELPMLHPEKFVKLGIDPPKGVLCYGPPGTGKTLLARAVANRTDACFIRVIGSELVQKYVGEGARMVRELFQMARSKKACIVFFDEVDAIGGARFDDGVGGDNEVQRTMLEIVNQLDGFDARGNIKVLMATNRPDTLDPALLRPGRLDRKVEFGLPDMESRTQIFKIHTRTMNCERDVRFELLARLCPNSTGADIRSVCTEAGMYAIRARRKTVTEKDFLDAVNKVIKGYQKFSATPKYMVYN; via the exons ATGGCACCGGAGCCCGAAGATATCAAGGACGAGAAGAACCCTAGACCCCTCGATGAGGACGACATCGCCCTCCTCAAAACCTAT GGATTAGGGCCTTACTCTACTCATATTAAGAAGGCTGAGAAGGAAATTAAGGAGATGGCTAAAAAGGTCAATGATTTATGTG GTATTAAGGAGTCTGATACTGGTCTAGCTGCTCCCAGCCAGTGGGATCTTGTTTCGGATAAGCAGATGATGCAGGAGGAGCAACCTCTGCAG GTGGCGAGGTGTACCAAGATTATCAGTCCCAATTCTGAGGATGCTAAATATGTCATCAATGTTAAGCAAATTGCAAAG TTTGTAGTCGGCCTGGGTGACAAGGTTTCCCCAACAGATATAGAAGAAGGCATGCGTGTCgg GGTTGATCGAAACAAATATCAGATTCAGATTCCTTTGCCTCCGAAAATTGATCCAAGTGTGACCATGATGACGGTGGAAGAGAAGCCAGATGTGACGTATAACGATGTCGGTGGATGTAAGGAGCAGATTGAGAAGATGCGAGAA GTTGTTGAGCTACCCATGCTTCACCCTGAGAAATTTGTGAAGCTTGGAATTGATCCTCCTAAGGGTGTTCTCTGTTATGGTCCTCCAGGGACTGGTAAAACACTTCTAGCTAGAGCTGTGGCTAACAGAACTGATGCTTGTTTCATTCGTGTTATTGGGAGTGAACTTGTTCAGAAGTATGTTGGTGAGGGGGCTAGGATGGTGCGAGAGCTATTTCAG ATGGCGCGCTCAAAAAAGGCATGTATTGTGTTTTTTGATGAAGTTGATGCCATAGGAGGGGCTAGATTTGATGATGGTGTGGGTGGAGACAATGAGGTCCAGCGCACTATGCTTGAAATTGTGAATCAGCTAGATGGTTTTGATGCACGTGGAAACATCAAAGTCTTGATGGCAACAAACAG GCCTGACACACTAGACCCAGCATTGTTACGTCCTGGACGATTGGATCGTAAGGTTGAGTTTGGCCTCCCAGATATGGAGAGCAGGACACAGATATTTAAGATCCATACACGAACAATGAATTGTGAAAGAGATGTTAGGTTTGAACTTCTCGCTCGGCTGTGCCCAAATTCAACTG GAGCTGATATAAGAAGTGTATGCACAGAAGCCGGAATGTATGCCATTCGTGCACGAAGGAAGACAGTAACCGAAAAGGACTTCCTTGATGCTGTGAATAAGGTCATTAAGGGTTACCAGAAGTTCAGCGCTACTCCCAAATACATGGTTTACAACTGA